The following coding sequences lie in one Maribacter forsetii DSM 18668 genomic window:
- a CDS encoding nucleotide exchange factor GrpE, producing the protein MSDKENTLDEEFLDDALLDGEEQEQKLESEEEGEEKSVEETLNEELAKEKDKFLRLFAEFENYKRRTSKERMELFKTAGQEVIVSLLPVLDDFDRAMKELAKSDDKEAFKGVELINVKLRETLKGKGLEMVEANAGDVFDAEIHEAITQIPAPDKKMKGKIIDVIEKGFKLGDRIIRHPKVVVGN; encoded by the coding sequence ATGAGTGATAAAGAAAACACTTTGGATGAAGAATTCTTGGATGATGCGCTATTAGATGGCGAAGAGCAAGAACAAAAGCTGGAGAGTGAAGAGGAAGGGGAAGAAAAGTCTGTAGAAGAGACACTTAATGAGGAACTGGCGAAAGAGAAAGATAAGTTTTTGAGATTGTTTGCAGAATTTGAGAATTATAAAAGACGTACTTCTAAAGAACGTATGGAGTTGTTCAAAACTGCAGGACAAGAAGTGATAGTTTCATTATTGCCTGTATTGGATGATTTTGACAGAGCAATGAAAGAATTGGCGAAGTCAGATGACAAAGAAGCTTTTAAAGGTGTAGAGCTAATTAACGTTAAGCTTAGAGAAACACTAAAAGGTAAAGGTTTAGAAATGGTTGAGGCAAATGCAGGTGATGTATTCGATGCAGAAATACATGAAGCAATTACTCAAATACCGGCTCCTGATAAAAAGATGAAAGGTAAAATTATCGATGTCATCGAAAAAGGATTTAAGTTGGGCGACCGTATCATTAGGCATCCAAAAGTAGTAGT